GGGAAACCGTAACCGCCCTGCGGGGGCCGGGCGTCGGGGCCCGGAGCGGCGGGCGGCAGCGGAGCACCGGGCTGCTGCACCTGGGACAGTCCCGGACCTGCAGGCTGAGGGAAGCCGTAACCAGCATGCGGCACTGAGCAGCGGGACGGGCACTCGCGGTGCGCTTCACACAGCCCCACCCGTACACACTCTGCAATGTGTACAGTTTCGGTTATGGATGAGACGTATCCGCTAGTGCAGGCCCGCAACGAGCTCGGCCAGCTCGTCAACCGGGTCCGGCACGGCCACGAGACCATCGTGATCAGCGACTACGGCAGCCCCGCCGCCGCCCTGATCCCCATCGACGAGCTCGCCGAGCTCCGGCGACTGCGCGACGAGCACGACATCGCCGAGGCCCAGCGCCGCAAGGACGGCGGCGGCCCCGTGATCGGCCACGACGAGCTCATGGCCGAACTCGAGGCCGACGACACCCACGCCGCCGCCTCGTGACCTACACAATCGTCTGGCAGCAGCAGGCTGCTGCCGAATACCGGCGGCTGCGCGAGCTCGACCCCGCGGGCGCCAAGGAATGCGCCGCAGTCGTGCGCGCGCTGGCCACCGACCCCCGCCCCGCCGACGCCCGCCAGCTCGGCGGCTCCGGCTTCTGGCGCCTGCCCGTGGGCGACTGGCGGATCCTCTACGAGCCCGACGACGAGACCGTCACCGTGCTCGTCCTCAAAGTCGGCCGCATCCCCTGATTCTCGGCCCCGTCGTGCATCCGGGCACCCGGCCGCGTGCCTGGGACACTGGACAGTGCCAGGCCCCGTGGGGCATGGAAGGAGCGCCGGGAACCCCCGATGGAATCGGAAGCACGGCGCCACGCACATCCGGCAACCCTCACTCGGGCAGGTAGCCCGGGAACGGTCACAAGGTGCGCAGCACGGCGACGACCTTGCCGAGGATGTGCGCCTCCTCGCCCGGGATCGGGTCGCAGGCGGGGTTGTGAGGCATCAGCCAGACCCGGCCGTCCTGGCGGCGGAGCCGCTTGACGGTGGCCTCGCCGTCGGGCAGGTTGCAGGAGCCCAGGGGGTGGGAATCTTGCTGCCGCGGTAGCGATACCGGGTCACCGGAATCGCTACTGATCTTCCGCATGGACCTCGACCCCGGGCACGAATTCGACAGCCAGATCGTCGTCAAGGTCAACGCCCCCGAGGTACTGCGCCGGCAGCTGGCCTCCCGGCGCCGGCAGGGTGCGCACGTCGCCATGGGCACCAATGTCGACCACTACCAGC
The genomic region above belongs to Streptomyces marianii and contains:
- a CDS encoding type II toxin-antitoxin system prevent-host-death family antitoxin, translated to MDETYPLVQARNELGQLVNRVRHGHETIVISDYGSPAAALIPIDELAELRRLRDEHDIAEAQRRKDGGGPVIGHDELMAELEADDTHAAAS
- a CDS encoding type II toxin-antitoxin system RelE family toxin — encoded protein: MTYTIVWQQQAAAEYRRLRELDPAGAKECAAVVRALATDPRPADARQLGGSGFWRLPVGDWRILYEPDDETVTVLVLKVGRIP